In Mastomys coucha isolate ucsf_1 unplaced genomic scaffold, UCSF_Mcou_1 pScaffold5, whole genome shotgun sequence, one genomic interval encodes:
- the LOC116079190 gene encoding uncharacterized protein LOC116079190 isoform X2: MNSELRDILVLLPTLEQLWLSVQVTATGQELFQQVCDMAHIREAHFFSLSVLRDKKSFQESCISDLLELHLDVEQSSRNSLDNEDNKSSRQHLFHYLSLCSKGEELPHSRHQAELPAGRV; the protein is encoded by the exons AtgaactcagagctcagggaCATCCTGGTACTACTGCCTACCTTGGAACAACTGTGGTTGTCAGTGCAG GTCACAGCCACAGGACAAGAGCTCTTCCAGCAGGTGTGTGACATGGCACACATTAGAGAAGCTCACTTTTTTAGCCTCAGTGTACTCAGAG ATAAGAAGAGCTTTCAGGAATCCTGTATCAGTGACCTGCTGGAGCTGCACCTGGACGTGGAGCAAAGCAGCAGGAACTCTCTGGACAATGAGGACAATAAGAGCAGCAGACAAcatctcttccactacctctcaCTCTGCTCCAAAGGTGAGGAGCTCCCACACAGCAGGCATCAAGCAGAACTCCCAGCAGGGAGAGTGTGA
- the LOC116079190 gene encoding uncharacterized protein LOC116079190 isoform X1 yields the protein MGLPLLYEVLHAALSQPQDKSSSSRCVTWHTLEKLTFLASVYSEIRRAFRNPVSVTCWSCTWTWSKAAGTLWTMRTIRAADNISSTTSHSAPKVGRPRLTSGDQYVLSLDNVCLPNNPVSSKDPELATAGSPRSQLCSSPSHV from the exons atggggcttccccttctctatgAAGTACTCCATGCAGCATT GTCACAGCCACAGGACAAGAGCTCTTCCAGCAGGTGTGTGACATGGCACACATTAGAGAAGCTCACTTTTTTAGCCTCAGTGTACTCAGAG ATAAGAAGAGCTTTCAGGAATCCTGTATCAGTGACCTGCTGGAGCTGCACCTGGACGTGGAGCAAAGCAGCAGGAACTCTCTGGACAATGAGGACAATAAGAGCAGCAGACAAcatctcttccactacctctcaCTCTGCTCCAAAG GTTGGGAGACCGAGGCTGACCAGTGGTGACCAATATGTCCTCAGCTTGGACAATGTGTGTCTGCCCAATAATCCAGTCAGCTCCAAAGACCCAGAACTGGCTACTGCTGGATCTCCTAGATCACAACTCTGTAGTTCCCCTTCCCATGTCTAA
- the LOC116079190 gene encoding FERM domain-containing protein 1-like isoform X3, which yields MNSELRDILVLLPTLEQLWLSVQVTATGQELFQQVCDMAHIREAHFFSLSVLRDKKSFQESCISDLLELHLDVEQSSRNSLDNEDNKSSRQHLFHYLSLCSKGWETEADQW from the exons AtgaactcagagctcagggaCATCCTGGTACTACTGCCTACCTTGGAACAACTGTGGTTGTCAGTGCAG GTCACAGCCACAGGACAAGAGCTCTTCCAGCAGGTGTGTGACATGGCACACATTAGAGAAGCTCACTTTTTTAGCCTCAGTGTACTCAGAG ATAAGAAGAGCTTTCAGGAATCCTGTATCAGTGACCTGCTGGAGCTGCACCTGGACGTGGAGCAAAGCAGCAGGAACTCTCTGGACAATGAGGACAATAAGAGCAGCAGACAAcatctcttccactacctctcaCTCTGCTCCAAAG GTTGGGAGACCGAGGCTGACCAGTGGTGA